A part of Winslowiella toletana genomic DNA contains:
- a CDS encoding translesion error-prone DNA polymerase V autoproteolytic subunit: MQFLKPVEVHAIMQLPLFIDRVPCGFPSPADDYVEQRIDLNKLMVQHPSATYFVRVSGDSMIDAGISDGDMLVVDSALHAEHGNIVIAAVEGEFTVKKLQLRPAVQLVPMNANYSPIVIGAEEALDIFGVVTFVIKATD; encoded by the coding sequence ATGCAGTTCTTAAAGCCCGTTGAAGTCCACGCAATCATGCAGTTACCGCTTTTCATTGACCGCGTACCCTGCGGTTTCCCTTCACCGGCAGATGATTATGTTGAGCAGCGAATTGATCTTAATAAATTGATGGTGCAGCACCCTTCCGCAACTTATTTCGTCAGAGTCAGCGGTGATTCCATGATTGATGCCGGGATCAGTGATGGTGATATGCTGGTTGTGGACAGTGCCCTGCACGCTGAACATGGCAACATTGTGATCGCCGCAGTTGAGGGAGAGTTCACTGTAAAAAAGTTGCAACTGCGCCCTGCCGTTCAGCTTGTTCCCATGAACGCAAACTACTCGCCAATTGTGATTGGTGCTGAGGAAGCGCTGGATATATTTGGCGTCGTGACCTTTGTCATTAAAGCGACTGACTGA
- a CDS encoding aldo/keto reductase, translated as MQYVNLGRTGLKVSRLCLGCMSFGEPSRSPQPWSLDEQTSRPFIRQALEAGINFFDTANIYSGGSSEEIVGRALNDMALRDEIVVASKAFFPWKNSPNSGFLSRKALFKAIDDSLTRLNMDYIDLYQIHRFDHGTPVEETMEALHDIVKSGKVRYIGASSMEAWRFAKMQFAAERNGWTRFVSMQPQYNLLYREEEREMLPLCEDLGVGVIPWSPMARGRLTRAWSETTHRAQNDAFALGMYQRAAEQDKAVVQVVQHIASEHGVPEAHVALAWLLSKSSVTAPIVGATQSQHLTTAIEALNFTLSREEIVQLEAPYIPHVVDGVIPPLSDEPLTLTRRPLAG; from the coding sequence ATGCAGTATGTCAATTTAGGGCGCACAGGTTTAAAAGTTTCCCGCTTATGTCTTGGCTGTATGAGCTTTGGCGAACCCTCTCGTTCGCCGCAACCCTGGTCGCTGGACGAGCAAACTTCACGGCCATTTATTCGCCAGGCACTGGAAGCCGGTATCAACTTTTTCGATACTGCGAATATCTATTCTGGCGGTAGTTCCGAAGAAATCGTTGGGCGGGCGCTTAACGATATGGCACTGCGTGATGAAATTGTGGTGGCGTCTAAAGCTTTCTTCCCGTGGAAAAACTCGCCAAACAGTGGGTTTCTGTCACGCAAGGCACTGTTTAAAGCCATTGATGACAGTCTGACGCGTCTCAATATGGATTATATTGATCTCTACCAGATTCACCGCTTCGACCATGGCACGCCAGTTGAGGAAACGATGGAAGCCCTGCATGACATCGTTAAATCGGGTAAGGTTCGTTATATCGGCGCTTCCTCTATGGAAGCCTGGCGCTTTGCAAAAATGCAGTTCGCTGCTGAACGTAACGGCTGGACACGTTTTGTCTCAATGCAACCACAATACAATCTTCTCTACCGTGAAGAGGAACGTGAGATGCTGCCGCTGTGTGAGGATCTGGGCGTTGGCGTTATTCCGTGGAGTCCAATGGCTCGCGGAAGATTAACTCGTGCCTGGAGCGAAACCACGCATCGAGCGCAAAATGACGCATTTGCTCTTGGCATGTATCAACGTGCTGCGGAGCAGGATAAAGCCGTTGTGCAGGTTGTTCAGCACATTGCCTCTGAACATGGCGTTCCTGAAGCGCACGTTGCTCTGGCCTGGTTGTTATCAAAATCGAGTGTTACCGCCCCCATCGTTGGCGCCACGCAGTCTCAACATCTGACAACGGCTATCGAAGCGCTCAATTTCACATTGAGCCGCGAAGAAATTGTCCAGCTTGAAGCGCCATATATTCCACATGTGGTGGATGGTGTTATTCCACCGCTCTCTGATGAACCCTTGACCCTGACCCGTCGCCCTTTAGCCGGATAA
- a CDS encoding isochorismatase family protein, with product MKETGQFWQNETSGVSTLLQREEVLFIFADLHPGLVQQSKTISPESLAVNSGNLAKVAKMLSLPSLFLTVPQGNAGNELIDELRDFADQATTFHRINADPFGVKPIREAIRSSGKKTLIVSGFSAEVAVLLTTLSALRHGYSVQIPVDSIGSRSSRTEEAVMRQAERAGAILTSATSVVAQLSPDFSQEPGKSVLTVISGFRT from the coding sequence ATGAAAGAGACAGGACAATTCTGGCAAAACGAAACTTCAGGTGTCAGCACCTTACTTCAGCGCGAGGAGGTATTATTTATTTTTGCCGACCTTCATCCAGGACTCGTGCAACAAAGCAAAACTATTTCTCCAGAATCTCTGGCCGTCAATTCAGGCAATCTGGCCAAAGTTGCTAAAATGCTCAGTCTGCCCTCACTTTTTCTGACGGTCCCACAAGGGAATGCCGGTAATGAACTTATTGATGAGCTTAGAGATTTCGCGGATCAAGCCACAACGTTTCATCGTATCAACGCCGACCCATTTGGGGTAAAGCCAATACGAGAAGCCATTAGAAGCAGCGGAAAAAAAACATTGATTGTCTCGGGCTTCAGCGCTGAAGTGGCCGTTTTGCTGACAACGTTGAGTGCCTTGCGTCATGGTTACTCTGTACAGATCCCTGTTGATTCTATTGGCAGCCGCTCATCGCGGACAGAAGAGGCAGTGATGCGACAGGCTGAACGTGCTGGTGCAATTCTGACATCAGCGACAAGCGTGGTTGCTCAACTCTCTCCGGATTTTTCACAGGAACCAGGCAAAAGTGTATTAACCGTTATATCCGGCTTCCGTACCTGA
- a CDS encoding aldo/keto reductase: MKTRKLRELNVSAIGLGCMGFSHGYGPAPERNESIRLIRRAFEMGCNFFDTAEGYGAGDNESIVGEALKPLRQKVIVATKLHIPDDSDKSLKMVISEHLEASLKRLHTDCIDLYYQHRVNKNIPVEEVAQCMGELIREGKIRGWGQSQATEQELRRAHAVTPLTAIQSEYSMMERMFEKDVIPACGELNIGFVPFSPLASGFLSGKHHAQSQFTGDDVRKGITRYTKENIQANQPLLDLLNQFAGQKQATAAQISLAWMLHNNDFIVPIPGMRSEARFSENFASAGIELSEAEFQRIEDALSQVEIHGNRTDEDIAKLYK; the protein is encoded by the coding sequence ATGAAAACCAGAAAACTGAGAGAGTTAAATGTTTCTGCGATTGGCCTCGGCTGTATGGGATTCAGCCACGGATACGGTCCGGCACCAGAGCGTAACGAATCCATCAGACTTATCCGTCGCGCCTTCGAAATGGGCTGCAATTTTTTTGATACCGCTGAAGGTTATGGCGCGGGTGACAATGAGTCGATTGTCGGCGAAGCACTCAAACCGTTACGGCAGAAAGTCATTGTTGCGACAAAATTGCATATCCCTGATGACAGTGATAAGTCCCTTAAGATGGTGATCAGCGAGCACCTTGAGGCATCGCTTAAGCGTCTGCACACCGACTGTATCGATTTGTATTATCAGCACCGGGTGAATAAAAATATTCCGGTTGAAGAGGTCGCGCAATGCATGGGGGAGCTGATCAGGGAGGGCAAAATCCGTGGTTGGGGCCAGTCTCAGGCAACTGAGCAGGAATTAAGACGAGCACATGCGGTAACACCTTTAACCGCGATTCAAAGTGAATACTCCATGATGGAAAGGATGTTCGAAAAAGATGTCATTCCAGCATGTGGTGAACTGAATATTGGCTTCGTCCCCTTCTCTCCTCTGGCAAGTGGTTTTCTGAGCGGCAAACATCATGCACAAAGCCAGTTTACCGGCGACGATGTACGCAAAGGTATCACCCGTTATACGAAAGAAAATATTCAGGCCAATCAGCCCCTGCTTGATTTGCTGAATCAATTTGCCGGTCAGAAACAGGCCACGGCTGCCCAGATATCCCTGGCGTGGATGCTGCATAATAACGATTTTATTGTGCCCATTCCGGGCATGCGCAGTGAAGCGCGGTTTAGCGAGAACTTTGCTTCAGCTGGAATTGAGTTATCTGAAGCTGAGTTTCAGCGTATTGAGGATGCGTTGTCTCAGGTCGAAATCCATGGCAATCGCACCGATGAAGATATTGCGAAATTGTACAAATAA
- a CDS encoding SDR family oxidoreductase: MHNNISGKIIVITGASSGLGEATARLLASQGARIVLAARRAERINALAEELVESGAQAIAVTTDVARRDDVSNLVDIAVKTFGQIDAMINNAGVMPLSLVEKRQVEEWEQMVDINIKGVLYGVAAALPHMQARKSGHFINVASTAGHRVMPTSSVYSATKYAVRAFSEGLRQEVTPHNIRVTIISPGASATELMSHVSDEELANNLKASTEYALPASAFANMVSFAISQPEEVDVNEILFRPTRQEK, encoded by the coding sequence ATGCATAACAATATCAGCGGAAAAATTATCGTTATCACCGGCGCCAGCAGTGGGCTCGGTGAAGCGACGGCCCGCCTTTTGGCCAGCCAGGGGGCCAGAATCGTACTGGCAGCACGTCGGGCAGAACGAATCAACGCGTTAGCTGAAGAGTTAGTTGAATCTGGCGCGCAGGCCATTGCCGTGACAACCGATGTCGCCAGACGGGATGATGTATCTAATCTGGTCGACATCGCGGTCAAAACCTTTGGCCAGATTGATGCGATGATCAATAACGCCGGTGTCATGCCCCTTTCTCTGGTTGAAAAGCGTCAGGTGGAAGAGTGGGAGCAGATGGTTGATATCAACATTAAAGGCGTTCTGTATGGCGTGGCCGCTGCTTTACCGCATATGCAGGCCAGAAAGAGCGGTCATTTCATTAACGTTGCATCGACGGCCGGGCATCGAGTGATGCCAACGTCCTCTGTTTACTCTGCCACCAAATATGCCGTACGCGCTTTTTCAGAGGGACTGCGGCAGGAAGTGACTCCGCATAATATCCGCGTCACCATTATCTCTCCAGGCGCATCGGCCACTGAGCTGATGAGTCATGTCAGTGACGAGGAGCTGGCAAACAATCTGAAAGCCAGTACTGAATACGCCCTGCCCGCCAGCGCTTTCGCCAATATGGTCTCCTTTGCTATCAGCCAGCCCGAAGAAGTAGATGTTAACGAAATTTTATTCAGACCGACGAGACAAGAGAAATAA
- a CDS encoding MFS transporter, protein MSQSSIINEEMKAPSKAQWSAVFSLSFSVVCLVTAELLPVSLLTPIASALDVTEGMAGQAVTATSVMGVIASLFMAAATRRLDRRHVLLIFSLFFIASNTLVSFASGYGTLIAGRILLGVSLGGFWSMAAAVSMRLVPVASIPRALSIIFGGVSIAMAIAAPLGTWLGGLIGWRGVFAAAAVMGLVGLAWQWRVLPAMKPNSQSSLATLFSLLKRPQIGAGMLGMALVFGGHFAFFTYLRPFLEHVAGFDVNGVSMLLFCFGVANIAGTSFAGLMLSRSLRWTLALVPLLMSVLAVALVYIGQSTLTVSVLVMLWGFLFGAVPVAWTTWLTRAIPDETESGGGLQVAAIQLAVTAGAGLGGILFDHSGAYGAITGSAITLVVAAILILIRIRPQSIS, encoded by the coding sequence ATGAGTCAAAGCTCAATCATCAATGAAGAGATGAAAGCCCCATCAAAAGCGCAATGGAGCGCGGTATTTTCACTATCGTTCAGCGTGGTATGCCTGGTTACAGCAGAATTACTGCCAGTCAGCCTTCTGACCCCGATAGCCTCTGCACTTGATGTTACCGAGGGAATGGCTGGCCAGGCCGTCACTGCAACTTCCGTTATGGGAGTGATTGCCAGTCTGTTTATGGCAGCAGCAACGCGGCGGCTTGACCGCCGACACGTGTTGCTAATATTTAGCCTGTTTTTTATCGCCTCCAACACTTTGGTTAGCTTTGCGTCAGGTTACGGCACCTTGATTGCCGGACGCATACTGCTGGGTGTATCGCTGGGGGGCTTTTGGTCAATGGCAGCTGCCGTCTCGATGCGCTTAGTACCCGTAGCAAGCATTCCGCGTGCCCTTTCCATTATCTTTGGTGGTGTTTCAATAGCCATGGCAATTGCTGCCCCGCTGGGCACCTGGCTGGGAGGCCTGATTGGCTGGCGCGGCGTATTTGCTGCGGCAGCTGTCATGGGGCTGGTCGGGCTGGCCTGGCAGTGGCGTGTGCTGCCAGCAATGAAGCCCAACAGCCAGTCAAGTTTGGCAACGCTGTTTAGTTTACTTAAAAGGCCACAAATTGGCGCAGGAATGCTTGGCATGGCACTGGTGTTCGGTGGACACTTTGCCTTCTTTACCTATTTACGTCCTTTCCTGGAGCACGTTGCTGGCTTTGACGTCAATGGTGTGTCGATGCTGCTGTTTTGTTTCGGCGTCGCCAACATAGCCGGGACCTCTTTCGCCGGGTTGATGCTAAGTCGCAGTTTGCGCTGGACCTTGGCGCTGGTGCCCTTATTAATGTCAGTACTGGCGGTTGCACTGGTGTATATCGGGCAGTCAACCCTCACGGTATCGGTATTGGTCATGCTTTGGGGGTTTCTGTTTGGCGCCGTGCCTGTCGCCTGGACGACATGGCTGACACGCGCCATTCCGGATGAGACAGAAAGCGGCGGTGGATTACAGGTTGCGGCCATTCAATTAGCCGTTACAGCAGGAGCCGGGCTCGGCGGCATTCTGTTCGACCACTCAGGCGCATATGGCGCGATCACCGGAAGCGCGATCACCCTGGTGGTCGCGGCGATATTGATACTTATCCGCATTCGCCCCCAGTCCATTAGCTAA
- a CDS encoding LysR family transcriptional regulator, translating to MSTINYNGLSVFIVVARERSFTRAAAHLGISQSAVSHSINSLEENLGIRLLTRTTRGAAPTEAGERLLSNLAPYYSGIQAELAALTELREKPSGTVRISAHDHAATTILWPKLAPLLRDYPDITIEINIEYGLIDIVAERFDAGVRNGSQIANDMIAMRISPDFRMLVVGSPGYFARYPAPQTPDELIAHNCANLRLATHGGLYAWEFAREGKSLNVQVSGQMIFNTSPQLLTAAIEGYALAFAPEDVVQPYVDAGQLVTVLEEWSPQVPGYHLYYPSRRHSLPAFQLVLDALRLPTG from the coding sequence ATGAGCACGATAAATTACAACGGATTGTCGGTTTTCATCGTTGTTGCACGCGAGAGAAGTTTTACCCGCGCAGCGGCACATTTAGGCATATCGCAATCTGCCGTCAGTCACAGCATTAATTCGCTGGAAGAAAATCTGGGGATACGATTGTTAACCCGCACCACGCGCGGAGCCGCCCCAACGGAGGCCGGGGAACGGCTGTTATCTAACCTGGCGCCTTATTATTCCGGAATTCAGGCCGAACTCGCAGCCTTGACTGAGTTACGCGAAAAGCCGTCAGGTACGGTGCGCATTAGTGCGCATGACCATGCTGCTACGACGATTCTCTGGCCAAAACTTGCCCCGCTGTTGCGCGATTATCCTGATATTACGATTGAGATAAATATTGAATATGGGTTGATCGATATTGTTGCTGAACGTTTTGATGCCGGAGTCCGCAATGGTAGCCAAATAGCAAATGATATGATTGCCATGCGTATTTCACCTGATTTTCGCATGTTAGTGGTTGGATCGCCGGGCTACTTCGCGCGATATCCCGCGCCACAAACACCTGATGAATTGATCGCGCATAACTGTGCAAATCTGCGGCTTGCTACCCATGGCGGTTTATATGCCTGGGAGTTTGCCAGGGAAGGCAAAAGCCTTAACGTTCAGGTTTCAGGTCAGATGATTTTCAATACTTCCCCGCAACTGCTAACCGCGGCGATCGAAGGGTATGCACTGGCATTTGCCCCTGAGGATGTGGTGCAACCCTATGTTGATGCCGGGCAGCTGGTTACGGTGCTCGAAGAGTGGAGCCCACAGGTTCCTGGCTACCACCTGTATTACCCCAGCCGTCGCCATTCATTACCTGCGTTTCAGCTGGTTCTCGATGCACTACGTTTACCAACCGGCTAG
- a CDS encoding SDR family NAD(P)-dependent oxidoreductase, with protein MRTDFSAVVAQLLVNQSLSRRQIMIRLLSLSMLSSIFPLNVLAAIASDAIIPTQNKKRVLITGSSGGLGFMAATMLARQGHKVVVHGRSAQRTQETLEKIPEAEAGVHGDFSSLQQVKDLADQANKLGRFDAVIHNAAIGTRESRLIKSEDGYPQVLAINTLAPYVLTALMQKPERLIYMSSSMQFGVDGNEALNDLLWQQREWQGYTAYSESKFLDAMLAFSIARLWPGVYANTVDPGWVPTRMGGSGAPDDLHQGHLTQGWLAVSDEPAAKVSGRHFHHMQQQKTNPDTLNLALQDRFLMQCEQLTSVKLAG; from the coding sequence ATGCGAACTGATTTCTCTGCCGTTGTCGCTCAACTATTAGTGAATCAATCACTCAGTCGTCGTCAGATAATGATTCGACTGCTGTCATTGAGCATGCTTTCCAGCATATTTCCACTTAATGTACTGGCTGCTATAGCATCGGACGCCATAATTCCAACCCAAAACAAAAAACGTGTTTTGATCACAGGCTCTTCAGGCGGGCTGGGGTTTATGGCTGCAACTATGCTGGCCAGACAAGGCCACAAGGTGGTGGTTCACGGTCGCTCTGCGCAACGGACCCAAGAAACTTTAGAGAAAATCCCTGAAGCTGAAGCCGGTGTACATGGTGACTTTTCCAGCCTGCAACAAGTGAAGGATTTAGCCGATCAGGCGAATAAGCTTGGCCGGTTCGACGCCGTGATTCACAACGCGGCGATTGGCACGCGAGAGTCCAGGCTCATCAAGAGTGAAGATGGCTATCCCCAGGTTTTGGCCATCAATACGCTTGCACCCTATGTGTTAACGGCATTAATGCAAAAGCCTGAGCGACTTATTTATATGAGTTCCAGCATGCAGTTTGGTGTCGATGGCAACGAAGCCCTTAACGATTTGCTCTGGCAGCAGCGGGAATGGCAGGGCTATACGGCTTATAGCGAAAGTAAATTTCTGGACGCAATGCTAGCGTTTAGCATTGCCAGATTATGGCCCGGGGTATATGCAAACACAGTAGATCCTGGCTGGGTACCGACCCGAATGGGTGGTAGCGGCGCCCCCGATGATTTGCATCAGGGGCACCTGACCCAAGGCTGGCTGGCGGTCAGCGACGAACCTGCGGCAAAAGTGTCCGGGCGCCATTTCCACCATATGCAGCAGCAGAAAACTAACCCGGATACGCTTAATCTTGCACTGCAGGATCGATTCCTGATGCAATGCGAACAATTAACCAGTGTAAAACTAGCTGGCTGA
- a CDS encoding NTP/NDP exchange transporter, translated as MKSSSNNDNAIWQFIQFVNHALNFSHVSKAELRLLVWAWMYIFVLFLCYYILRPIRDELGVAGGVKNLPWLFTGTLLAMLLVNPLFAYLVKRCSRERFIKLTYRFFSLNLLAFLIALKFSSAEQNIWIGRMFFIWVSVFNLFVVSVFWSFIVDIFNSEQGKRLFGFLAAGATLGGIAGSSLTSGMVEDIGQNGLLFIAMILIECSVFASQRLAKAHHRQNAAAEQAIDDQQPIGGGIFTGMAHTFRSPYLFAIALFIFFYSTTSTILYFHQASIAESVFSDRNSRTAFFANIDFWVNVFTLVFQLLLTGRILGWLGVACTLCALPLISVLGFAALIGYPSIGLFVAVQVARRVSNFALARPAREILFTSVTREDRYKTKNFIDTFVYRAGDQLASWTYAGFVAAGLSISGIAIVAVPVSCLWLILSIWLGRKHEKWATITRQQHGIIPLSVKGD; from the coding sequence ATGAAATCTTCATCTAATAACGACAATGCGATCTGGCAATTTATTCAGTTTGTAAACCACGCATTGAATTTCAGCCATGTTAGTAAAGCTGAACTGCGATTATTAGTATGGGCCTGGATGTATATCTTTGTTCTTTTCCTCTGTTACTATATTCTGCGTCCCATTCGTGATGAACTCGGCGTAGCTGGCGGGGTTAAAAATCTTCCCTGGCTGTTTACCGGCACTCTGCTTGCTATGCTGCTGGTCAATCCGCTCTTTGCGTATTTAGTTAAACGTTGCAGCCGTGAGCGATTTATCAAACTGACTTATCGCTTTTTTTCACTCAACTTACTCGCCTTTCTCATCGCACTAAAATTCTCATCAGCAGAACAGAATATCTGGATCGGTCGGATGTTTTTTATCTGGGTTTCGGTGTTTAACCTTTTCGTCGTCTCCGTGTTTTGGTCTTTCATCGTTGATATCTTCAATTCAGAACAGGGCAAACGGCTGTTCGGATTTTTAGCCGCTGGCGCGACGCTGGGTGGTATAGCGGGCTCATCTTTGACATCCGGCATGGTTGAAGACATTGGACAGAATGGCCTGTTGTTTATCGCCATGATATTGATTGAGTGCTCGGTTTTTGCTTCGCAGCGCCTGGCTAAAGCTCACCATCGTCAAAACGCGGCTGCCGAACAGGCGATTGATGATCAGCAGCCAATTGGCGGCGGGATTTTTACCGGTATGGCGCATACCTTTCGCTCTCCATACCTGTTCGCCATAGCACTGTTTATTTTCTTTTATTCGACGACCTCAACCATCTTATATTTCCATCAAGCCAGTATTGCCGAATCGGTTTTCAGTGATCGAAATAGCAGAACGGCCTTTTTTGCCAATATCGATTTCTGGGTCAATGTTTTTACACTTGTATTTCAGTTGCTGCTAACCGGCAGAATTCTGGGATGGTTGGGGGTTGCCTGTACGCTTTGCGCCCTGCCGTTGATTAGCGTGTTGGGATTTGCCGCATTGATTGGTTACCCCTCGATAGGGTTATTTGTCGCGGTGCAGGTAGCAAGGCGCGTCAGCAATTTTGCTCTGGCCCGTCCGGCGCGCGAGATATTGTTTACCTCAGTCACCCGGGAAGATCGTTACAAAACCAAAAATTTTATCGACACCTTTGTCTATCGCGCGGGCGATCAACTCGCCAGCTGGACCTACGCCGGGTTTGTTGCTGCGGGCTTAAGCATCAGCGGCATTGCGATTGTTGCCGTTCCTGTTAGTTGCCTGTGGTTAATACTGAGTATCTGGCTTGGGCGTAAGCACGAAAAATGGGCGACCATTACCCGTCAACAACACGGAATCATTCCCCTCTCAGTCAAAGGAGATTAA
- a CDS encoding DUF2255 family protein produces the protein MRFTKQTITLPIFLLNALVFSPMSNAAATDAAKTLSARDASLTAISWPQNELNQIIKADDLHIAPFREDGVTYGTPTWIWCVEVDGNLYVRAYNGQRSSWYQAALREKAGKVIAAGITKEVRFEPVQGDINTQIDNAYKTKYQGSSYLNHMISDGSRNATIRIIPLDLNSSR, from the coding sequence ATGCGATTTACTAAACAAACTATCACACTTCCCATTTTTCTGCTTAACGCATTGGTTTTTTCACCAATGAGCAATGCGGCAGCAACAGATGCAGCTAAAACACTTAGTGCACGTGATGCAAGCCTGACGGCAATTTCATGGCCGCAGAACGAACTGAACCAAATCATTAAAGCTGATGATCTCCATATTGCCCCCTTTCGTGAAGATGGCGTGACCTATGGAACACCGACGTGGATCTGGTGTGTTGAAGTTGATGGCAATCTCTATGTGCGTGCTTACAACGGGCAGCGTTCAAGCTGGTATCAGGCTGCGTTGCGTGAAAAAGCGGGAAAAGTTATTGCGGCTGGTATCACTAAAGAAGTCAGATTTGAACCGGTGCAGGGGGATATTAATACCCAAATCGACAATGCCTATAAAACTAAATATCAGGGTAGCAGCTACCTTAACCATATGATCAGTGACGGCTCGAGAAACGCCACGATTAGAATTATCCCTCTCGATCTCAATAGCTCCCGTTAA
- a CDS encoding NAD(P)-dependent alcohol dehydrogenase — protein MNNHTDEVNSAKSVDQQLVNPRRRNLIKGAMTAAIVSTAPLLMTRSVAAVSTPAPLKDIVGSVSVNNIIPAVGYAVYASDQPMRAFKFQRRAVGPNDVAIEIQYCGVCHSDIHTGLGHWGPQTLPLVTGHELAGVVVATGGSVSRYRVGDRVGVGCMVDSCGICSECTAGFEQFCTKGTSWTYGSPTADPTGVTQGGYSNVAVVKEHFVISIPDNVELSAAGPIMCSAVTVYSPLRHWDVRPNSRIGIVGLGGLGHIAVKLAKAMGAEVIVMTTSPDKVVDAKKFGASDVIVNHDKLQMEKYARSLDFILDTVPYKHEMDPLIGLLKRDATLCLVGVGKADEPNQLAPITNILARNSFAGSLIGSIRETQDVIDFCSLHNISPQITLIPVQQINRAWRDVIDKKVRYRYVIDMTSIKSEV, from the coding sequence ATGAACAATCATACCGATGAGGTAAATTCAGCAAAATCTGTAGACCAGCAATTAGTTAATCCCAGGCGACGCAATCTGATTAAAGGCGCAATGACCGCCGCAATCGTTAGCACTGCCCCATTACTGATGACGCGTTCTGTAGCGGCGGTCAGTACACCTGCGCCGTTGAAGGATATTGTTGGTTCTGTATCGGTCAACAACATTATTCCTGCTGTTGGTTATGCGGTTTACGCCAGCGATCAGCCGATGCGAGCATTTAAATTCCAGCGACGTGCGGTTGGCCCGAATGATGTCGCCATTGAAATTCAATATTGCGGCGTATGCCATTCGGATATTCATACCGGGCTTGGTCATTGGGGGCCACAGACGCTTCCTCTGGTTACCGGGCATGAGCTGGCTGGCGTGGTGGTGGCTACGGGGGGTTCCGTCAGCCGTTACCGCGTTGGCGATCGGGTTGGTGTTGGCTGCATGGTGGACTCCTGCGGCATTTGTTCAGAGTGTACAGCCGGTTTTGAACAGTTTTGCACTAAAGGAACCAGCTGGACTTATGGCAGCCCTACAGCTGACCCAACAGGTGTCACCCAGGGCGGATATTCCAACGTTGCCGTGGTGAAAGAACACTTTGTTATCTCAATCCCGGATAATGTCGAGCTGTCCGCCGCAGGACCCATTATGTGTTCAGCCGTCACGGTGTATTCCCCTCTGCGACATTGGGATGTTCGCCCCAACAGCAGAATTGGCATCGTTGGATTAGGTGGCCTGGGACATATTGCGGTCAAACTGGCGAAGGCCATGGGCGCAGAAGTTATCGTGATGACGACTTCCCCGGACAAAGTTGTTGATGCGAAGAAATTTGGTGCCAGCGATGTCATCGTTAATCACGATAAATTGCAGATGGAAAAATATGCTCGCAGCCTGGACTTTATTTTAGACACGGTGCCCTATAAGCATGAGATGGATCCACTGATTGGGTTGCTTAAGCGCGATGCAACACTTTGTCTGGTGGGGGTAGGTAAAGCGGATGAACCTAATCAACTGGCCCCCATTACCAATATTCTGGCAAGAAATTCATTTGCCGGATCATTAATTGGTAGTATCCGGGAAACGCAAGATGTTATCGATTTTTGTTCACTACATAATATCAGTCCGCAGATTACCTTAATTCCCGTTCAGCAAATTAATCGTGCATGGCGCGATGTCATCGATAAGAAAGTGCGATACCGTTACGTTATTGATATGACTTCGATTAAGTCTGAAGTTTGA
- a CDS encoding (R)-mandelonitrile lyase produces MFRMTSAAFLITITASFSVLADNTAPSQATSAVAAKEKVIISKNGSRPWLQGPEANFTGTVRVEPLFTQPQSPVRTTVGHVNFEPAARSAWHTHPLGQTLVITSGSGWTQEWGGERKTVHAGDIIHCPPGVKHWHGATATTGMSHLAIQEGTPEGKNVEWMEKVSDQQYNREL; encoded by the coding sequence ATGTTCCGAATGACCTCTGCGGCATTTTTAATCACTATTACGGCCAGTTTTTCGGTGCTGGCCGACAATACCGCCCCTTCTCAGGCTACCTCTGCCGTGGCTGCAAAAGAGAAGGTGATCATCAGTAAAAATGGCAGTCGCCCCTGGCTACAAGGTCCTGAGGCAAACTTTACCGGTACCGTTCGTGTTGAGCCGCTTTTTACTCAGCCTCAATCTCCCGTTCGGACTACCGTTGGGCATGTAAATTTTGAGCCGGCTGCACGAAGTGCCTGGCATACGCATCCGCTCGGTCAGACATTGGTGATTACTTCAGGCTCTGGATGGACTCAGGAATGGGGTGGTGAGAGAAAAACCGTCCACGCGGGCGATATCATTCATTGCCCGCCCGGCGTTAAACACTGGCATGGAGCCACTGCAACTACCGGCATGTCGCATTTAGCGATTCAGGAAGGTACGCCTGAAGGCAAGAATGTGGAATGGATGGAAAAAGTTTCAGATCAACAATATAACCGTGAACTATAA